The Streptomyces aurantiacus genome includes a region encoding these proteins:
- a CDS encoding AMP-binding protein has protein sequence MPHEDPNRVPFARGLAAYGDRVALITPTGQLSYRELAERVAATAERLGPVRRLVLLAGANQTDALITYLAALSAGHPVLLVPGDNESTLRSLTDAYSPDVVARPDARGTWTLDERHPESAHVLHPDLALLLSTSGSTGSPKLVRLSHENVQANAESIAAYLDITDTDRAATTLPMHYCYGLSVLHSHLLRGAGLILTERSVSDAAFWDEFRAGRGSSLAGVPYTFDLLDRVGFERMELPHLRRVTQAGGRLAPQRVTRYAESGRRSGWQLFVMYGQTEATARMAYLPPHLAAERPEAVGVPIPGGSFRLRPVEGHDPDTGELVYSGPNVMLGYAESPADLALGRTVEELHTGDLARRAPDGLYEIVGRRSRFAKILGLRIDPQRVESLLEQRGVTAYCAGDGEALSVAALGDAGDQARIRRLVAQECGLPPRAVRVRVLARLPRLATGKPDYEAVRRLTCPADEETPGPGQDLRRLYAEILDHADVTEDSSFVGLGGDSLCYVEMSLRLEEALGHLPADWHRRTIRELRAVAAPTTEGTRGAADGEGGREPWRAPPPPGLRRTLRAWTSPESWRTRRTLETGIALRAVGIVLIVGSHIRLFEIKGFAHILICAAGYNFARFHLTDAVRRERVRHLWRGIARIAVPSMAWITGAVLLTDVYDPANAVLLNSLLSPGNDRFDRAYWFVEALVHFLVVLAALMAVPLLDRLERRYAFGVPLALTAIGLIGRYDLLDLAPAHPHLSPTVVFWLFTLGWAAARADTVRQRALLTAVLLLTVPGLFQDQPLRTGIVIVGLGLLIWVPVLPGLGPLNALAGVLASSSLYIYLTHYQVYPYLQEDFPLAALFVSLLVGIGYSTVVTRVTRRVRWL, from the coding sequence GTGCCGCACGAAGACCCGAACCGCGTACCGTTCGCGCGTGGACTCGCGGCGTACGGCGACCGCGTCGCACTCATCACGCCGACGGGACAGCTGTCGTACCGCGAGCTGGCCGAGCGGGTGGCCGCGACCGCCGAGCGCCTCGGGCCCGTACGGCGGCTGGTGCTGCTGGCGGGGGCCAATCAGACCGATGCCCTCATCACGTATCTGGCCGCTCTGTCCGCCGGTCACCCCGTCCTGCTCGTCCCCGGCGACAACGAGAGCACCCTCCGCTCACTGACGGACGCGTACTCCCCCGACGTGGTGGCGCGTCCGGATGCCCGCGGGACATGGACCCTCGACGAAAGGCATCCCGAGAGCGCCCACGTCCTCCACCCGGACCTCGCCCTGCTGCTCAGCACCTCCGGCTCCACCGGCTCGCCCAAACTGGTCCGGCTCTCGCACGAGAACGTCCAGGCCAACGCCGAGTCCATCGCCGCCTACCTCGACATCACCGACACCGACCGCGCGGCCACCACCCTCCCCATGCACTACTGCTACGGCCTCTCCGTCCTCCACAGTCATCTGCTGCGCGGCGCGGGGCTGATCCTCACCGAACGGTCGGTGTCCGACGCCGCCTTCTGGGACGAGTTCCGCGCCGGGCGCGGCAGCTCACTGGCAGGAGTGCCGTACACCTTCGACCTGCTCGACCGGGTCGGCTTCGAGCGGATGGAACTGCCGCACCTGCGCCGCGTCACCCAGGCCGGGGGGCGGCTGGCGCCGCAACGCGTGACCCGGTACGCCGAGTCGGGGCGCCGTTCGGGCTGGCAGCTCTTCGTCATGTACGGACAGACCGAGGCCACGGCCCGCATGGCCTACCTCCCGCCGCACCTGGCCGCCGAGCGCCCCGAGGCCGTCGGCGTGCCGATACCCGGCGGCTCCTTCCGGCTGCGGCCGGTCGAGGGACACGACCCGGACACCGGTGAGCTGGTCTACTCGGGACCGAACGTGATGCTCGGATACGCCGAGAGCCCGGCCGACCTCGCCCTCGGCCGGACCGTGGAGGAACTGCACACCGGAGACCTCGCCCGGCGCGCGCCCGACGGGCTCTACGAGATCGTGGGCCGCCGCAGCCGCTTCGCGAAGATCCTCGGGCTGCGCATCGACCCCCAGCGCGTCGAGTCCCTCCTGGAGCAGCGCGGGGTCACGGCGTACTGCGCCGGGGACGGGGAGGCGCTCTCGGTCGCCGCCCTCGGAGATGCCGGTGACCAGGCACGGATCAGGCGGCTGGTGGCCCAGGAGTGCGGGCTTCCGCCCCGCGCCGTACGGGTCCGGGTCCTCGCCCGGCTCCCTCGCCTGGCCACGGGCAAGCCGGACTACGAGGCCGTACGGCGACTGACGTGCCCGGCGGACGAGGAGACACCCGGCCCGGGTCAGGACCTCCGCCGTCTCTACGCGGAGATCCTCGACCACGCCGACGTCACCGAGGACAGCAGCTTCGTCGGCCTCGGCGGTGACTCCCTGTGCTACGTCGAGATGTCCCTGCGTCTGGAGGAGGCCCTGGGCCATCTGCCCGCCGACTGGCACAGGAGGACGATCCGCGAGCTGCGCGCCGTGGCGGCGCCCACAACCGAAGGAACGCGAGGGGCCGCAGACGGCGAAGGCGGGCGGGAACCGTGGCGGGCCCCGCCACCCCCGGGACTCCGCAGGACGCTGCGCGCCTGGACCAGCCCGGAGTCGTGGCGGACCCGCCGCACGCTGGAGACCGGCATCGCGCTGCGCGCCGTCGGGATCGTCCTCATCGTCGGCTCGCACATCCGGCTCTTCGAGATCAAGGGCTTCGCCCACATCCTCATCTGCGCCGCCGGCTACAACTTCGCCCGCTTCCATCTGACCGACGCCGTACGCCGGGAGCGCGTCCGGCACCTGTGGCGCGGCATCGCCCGCATCGCGGTACCGAGCATGGCGTGGATCACGGGAGCGGTGCTCCTGACCGACGTCTACGACCCGGCCAACGCCGTACTGCTCAACAGCCTGCTCTCCCCGGGGAACGACCGCTTCGACCGGGCCTACTGGTTCGTGGAGGCCCTGGTCCACTTCCTTGTCGTCCTCGCTGCCCTCATGGCCGTGCCGCTGCTGGACCGGCTGGAACGGCGGTACGCGTTCGGCGTCCCGCTGGCACTCACGGCCATAGGCCTCATCGGCCGCTACGACCTGCTGGACCTGGCGCCCGCGCACCCCCACCTCAGCCCCACAGTGGTCTTCTGGTTGTTCACGCTGGGATGGGCGGCCGCACGGGCCGACACCGTACGGCAGCGGGCGCTGCTGACGGCGGTGCTGCTGCTCACCGTGCCCGGCCTGTTCCAGGACCAGCCCCTGCGCACGGGCATCGTGATCGTCGGTCTGGGGCTGCTGATCTGGGTACCGGTCCTGCCCGGCCTCGGCCCGCTCAACGCGCTCGCAGGCGTCCTGGCAAGCAGTTCCCTCTACATCTATCTGACGCACTATCAGGTCTATCCCTACCTCCAGGAGGACTTCCCGCTCGCTGCCCTGTTCGTCTCCCTCCTGGTCGGCATCGGCTACTCGACGGTCGTGACCCGGGTGACGAGGAGGGTCCGGTGGCTGTGA
- a CDS encoding iron ABC transporter substrate-binding protein encodes MRRPSVRRMTALVTAGLLLPALAACGSDDKDGGDDGAGSSLVIYSGRNEKLVKPLLDKLEKAVGTEVEVRYGDSAELAAQILEEGDRTKAGLFFSQDAGALGALSKEGMLQKLPAATLDQVDEVYRGSDGDWVGLSGRVRVIAYNPDKVTEDEVPDSVFDVVKPEWKGKVGFAPTNASFQAFVTGMRVLKGDDTTRQWLEDLKANGAKTYAHNLATLDAVEAGEVSLGLVNHYYWYERVAEKGEDKVNSKLHFLPGKDPGALINVAGAGILKDSGQSETAQKAVDYLLSKDAQTYFADTTKEYPLAAGVTSTVEGLPPFESLQSPDIDLGKLESLQETLAMLQDAGLV; translated from the coding sequence ATGCGACGCCCCTCGGTTCGCCGGATGACCGCGCTGGTCACAGCCGGTCTTTTGCTCCCCGCCCTCGCGGCGTGCGGCTCCGACGACAAGGACGGCGGGGACGACGGCGCCGGCTCCTCCCTCGTCATCTACTCCGGCCGCAACGAGAAGCTGGTCAAGCCACTTCTGGACAAGTTGGAGAAAGCCGTCGGTACCGAGGTCGAGGTGCGGTATGGCGACAGCGCGGAGCTCGCCGCCCAGATCCTGGAGGAGGGTGACCGCACCAAGGCCGGGCTGTTCTTCTCCCAGGACGCCGGCGCGCTGGGCGCCCTGTCCAAGGAGGGCATGCTGCAGAAGCTGCCCGCAGCCACCCTCGACCAGGTCGACGAGGTGTACCGGGGATCCGACGGTGACTGGGTCGGCCTCTCGGGACGTGTCCGCGTCATCGCGTACAACCCGGACAAAGTCACCGAGGACGAGGTCCCGGACAGCGTCTTCGACGTGGTGAAACCGGAGTGGAAGGGCAAGGTCGGTTTCGCGCCGACCAACGCCTCCTTCCAGGCGTTCGTCACCGGTATGCGCGTCCTCAAGGGCGACGACACCACCCGCCAGTGGCTGGAGGACCTCAAGGCGAACGGCGCCAAGACCTACGCCCACAACCTCGCCACCCTGGACGCCGTCGAGGCCGGCGAGGTCTCCCTCGGCCTGGTCAACCACTACTACTGGTACGAGCGGGTCGCCGAGAAGGGCGAGGACAAGGTCAACTCCAAGCTGCACTTCCTGCCCGGCAAGGACCCCGGCGCGCTCATCAACGTCGCCGGAGCGGGCATCCTCAAGGACAGCGGGCAGAGCGAGACCGCTCAGAAGGCCGTGGACTACCTGCTGTCGAAGGACGCGCAGACCTACTTCGCGGACACGACCAAGGAGTACCCGCTGGCCGCGGGCGTCACCAGCACCGTCGAGGGCCTGCCGCCGTTCGAGTCGCTCCAGTCGCCCGACATCGACCTCGGCAAGCTGGAGTCCCTCCAGGAGACACTGGCCATGCTCCAGGACGCCGGACTGGTCTGA
- a CDS encoding ABC transporter permease has product MAGRTRTPSRPPRKTRTAGSRPPLVLLVPACVAALFALLPLGYLAVRALERGPAFAWDVVADERTLDLLGRSLGLTVVVVAACLVLGISLAWLTVRTALPGARAWSVLATLPLAVPSYVAAFAWLSAEPDLAGFGGAALALTLVSFPYVQLPVAAALRGIDPAQEEAARSLGHGPLRTFLRVTLPQLRPAAAGGALLVALYVLSDFGAVSLMRYDTFTRAIHTSYRASFDRTPAAALSVVLVVMTIALVAAEARTRGRAGHARTGTGTARPAVPFALGRWRPLALLWCAAVVAVAVAFPLGTLGYWLAVGSSATWDLGGLAETAWATLGVAAAGAGLTTVLALPVGVIAARHRGRGARLLEQAAYAGHALPGITVALALVFFAVRYAYPLYQQLPLLICAYAVLFLPVAVAATRAAVLQSAPVLEDMARSLGRRPWQVLREVTVPLAAPGVAAGAALTFVVCMKELPATLLLRPTGMDTLATRLWTETGAGSFAAAAPYAAVLILLAAVPSYLLGRHRT; this is encoded by the coding sequence ATGGCCGGAAGGACACGTACGCCGTCCCGCCCGCCACGGAAAACACGTACGGCCGGCAGCAGGCCACCCCTGGTCCTGCTCGTCCCCGCCTGCGTGGCCGCCCTGTTCGCCCTGCTGCCCCTCGGCTACCTCGCCGTCCGCGCCCTGGAGCGCGGCCCGGCCTTCGCCTGGGACGTCGTCGCCGACGAACGCACCCTGGACCTCCTCGGCCGCAGCCTCGGCCTGACCGTCGTCGTCGTGGCGGCCTGCCTCGTCCTGGGGATCTCGCTGGCCTGGCTGACCGTGCGCACCGCACTGCCCGGAGCCCGCGCCTGGTCGGTGCTGGCCACGCTGCCGCTGGCCGTGCCCAGCTACGTCGCCGCGTTCGCCTGGCTGTCGGCCGAGCCGGACCTCGCCGGGTTCGGCGGCGCCGCGCTCGCCCTGACGCTGGTCAGCTTTCCCTACGTCCAGCTGCCGGTCGCCGCCGCGCTGCGAGGCATCGACCCGGCACAGGAGGAGGCCGCCCGCTCCCTCGGCCACGGGCCGCTGCGGACCTTCCTCCGGGTCACGCTCCCGCAGTTGCGCCCGGCGGCCGCGGGCGGGGCGCTGCTCGTCGCGCTGTACGTGCTCTCCGACTTCGGCGCGGTGTCACTGATGCGGTACGACACCTTCACCCGGGCCATCCACACCTCGTACCGCGCCTCCTTCGACCGGACACCGGCCGCCGCCCTCAGCGTGGTGCTGGTCGTGATGACCATCGCGCTGGTGGCCGCCGAAGCCCGTACGCGCGGACGCGCCGGGCACGCCAGGACCGGTACGGGCACCGCCCGCCCGGCGGTCCCGTTCGCCCTCGGCCGGTGGCGGCCGCTCGCCCTGCTGTGGTGCGCGGCGGTGGTGGCCGTGGCCGTCGCCTTCCCGCTGGGCACCCTCGGGTACTGGCTGGCCGTCGGCTCCTCGGCCACCTGGGACCTCGGCGGACTCGCCGAGACGGCCTGGGCCACGCTCGGCGTCGCGGCGGCGGGCGCCGGTCTCACCACCGTCCTCGCCCTGCCGGTCGGGGTGATCGCCGCGCGGCACCGGGGGCGCGGCGCCCGTCTGCTGGAGCAGGCGGCGTACGCGGGGCACGCGCTGCCCGGCATCACCGTTGCGCTCGCCCTGGTGTTCTTCGCCGTGCGCTACGCCTACCCGCTCTACCAGCAACTCCCGCTGCTGATCTGCGCGTACGCGGTCCTCTTCCTCCCGGTCGCGGTGGCCGCGACCCGCGCGGCCGTGCTCCAGTCGGCGCCCGTCCTGGAGGACATGGCCCGCTCGCTCGGACGACGGCCGTGGCAGGTGCTGCGCGAGGTGACCGTGCCGCTGGCCGCGCCCGGCGTGGCGGCCGGGGCCGCGCTCACCTTCGTGGTCTGCATGAAGGAGCTGCCCGCCACCCTCCTCCTGCGCCCCACCGGCATGGACACCCTCGCCACCCGGCTGTGGACCGAGACCGGCGCCGGATCCTTCGCGGCAGCCGCCCCGTACGCCGCCGTGCTGATCCTGCTGGCCGCCGTCCCCTCGTACCTCCTAGGCAGGCACCGGACATGA
- a CDS encoding ABC transporter ATP-binding protein, giving the protein MNALHVEGLTKSYGAGEPILRGLELTVPAGALAAVLGPSGCGKTTMLRVVAGFLRADEGTVRLGDRLLSGPGVHLPPERRRIGIVPQEGALFPHLSVARNVAFGLTGADRSERRRVTDEMLELVGLAGYGDRMPHELSGGQQQRVALARALAPRPGLVLLDEPFNALDSALRAGVRADVRSALRATGATAVLVTHDQQEALSTADLVAVVRDGRVAQCATPQDLYRRPADPWIAGFVGDAVLLPGTVEGDGTALTALGVVPLAVPPDGLRAGTVLLRPEQLLLTDTDADGSVRGTVTDVSYYGHDAMVTVAVQGHETPVGIRVAGPLSVRPGEEMGVRVVGEAGLHP; this is encoded by the coding sequence ATGAACGCACTGCACGTCGAGGGGCTCACCAAGTCCTACGGAGCCGGGGAGCCGATCCTGCGCGGCCTCGAACTCACCGTCCCCGCAGGCGCGTTGGCGGCGGTCCTCGGGCCCTCCGGCTGTGGCAAGACCACCATGCTGCGGGTCGTCGCCGGGTTCCTGCGCGCAGACGAGGGCACCGTCCGACTCGGCGACCGGCTCCTGAGCGGGCCCGGCGTCCACCTCCCGCCGGAACGGCGCCGCATCGGCATCGTGCCCCAGGAAGGCGCCCTCTTCCCACACCTGAGCGTGGCCCGCAACGTCGCCTTCGGACTGACCGGCGCGGACCGCTCCGAACGACGGCGCGTCACGGACGAGATGCTCGAACTGGTCGGCCTCGCCGGATACGGCGACCGCATGCCGCACGAGCTGTCCGGAGGCCAGCAACAGCGCGTCGCCCTGGCCCGCGCGCTCGCCCCGCGACCCGGGCTCGTGCTGCTCGACGAGCCGTTCAACGCCCTCGACAGCGCACTGCGGGCGGGAGTGCGGGCGGACGTACGGTCCGCGTTGCGGGCCACCGGCGCCACGGCCGTCCTCGTCACCCACGACCAGCAGGAAGCCCTGTCCACCGCCGACCTCGTCGCCGTCGTACGAGACGGCCGGGTCGCCCAGTGCGCCACCCCGCAGGACCTCTACCGGCGCCCCGCGGATCCCTGGATCGCCGGCTTCGTCGGCGACGCCGTCCTGCTCCCCGGCACCGTAGAAGGCGACGGCACGGCCCTGACCGCCCTGGGCGTCGTGCCCCTCGCCGTCCCGCCCGACGGGCTCCGCGCCGGCACGGTCCTGCTCCGCCCGGAACAGTTGCTCCTGACCGACACGGACGCCGACGGCTCGGTCAGGGGCACGGTCACCGACGTCTCGTACTACGGCCACGACGCCATGGTCACCGTGGCCGTCCAGGGCCATGAAACCCCGGTCGGCATCCGCGTCGCGGGCCCCCTGTCCGTCCGCCCGGGGGAGGAGATGGGCGTCCGCGTCGTGGGTGAGGCCGGCCTCCACCCGTAG
- a CDS encoding ATP-binding protein has translation MDSLRAFGYDMATALADLVDNSLSASAREVRVEFCTDEGAAWVAVVDDGDGMSERELHEAVRFGGSGPTMERRIGDLGRFGLGLKTASLSQCRVLTVLSRTPQGLVCRTWDIDLVRAADDWRVRVVADEEAVGIAHKIGFEGAGTMVLWRRLDHAGEGAALARKLGQSRSRLRMWFHRYIARGRLRLTVGGHVLAPWDPFCRQHMATQDLGTERLEAGGQVQVIPYVLPHPSRLSEAEIKDSAGPRGWNAQQGFYVYRGDRMVSAGGWLGLPDMVIAPQTRLARIEISMDPASDHLWQVDVRKSRVHPPAGLEEDLTRLAAAAREASVAVFRRRATITAGRQGRDRELTFGWIQERRHGTSRYLVNRQHPVVQAALTAGPSAHVEALLRMVERTVPVGVIAIEAENNLGRMPHAALEGVEEAEARADLVVMLAALPDDAQARAAVVRALKSVEPFNRFPDMVTEIVRQMNPGV, from the coding sequence ATGGACTCGCTTCGTGCCTTCGGCTACGACATGGCTACTGCGCTTGCTGATCTCGTTGACAACAGTCTTTCAGCCTCGGCTCGCGAAGTACGTGTGGAATTCTGCACCGATGAGGGTGCTGCCTGGGTTGCAGTGGTCGACGACGGCGATGGTATGAGCGAGAGAGAGCTTCATGAAGCTGTCCGCTTCGGTGGGAGCGGGCCGACGATGGAGCGGAGAATTGGCGATCTTGGGCGTTTCGGCCTTGGGCTGAAGACGGCGTCTCTGTCCCAGTGTCGTGTGCTCACCGTCCTGTCCCGCACGCCCCAAGGTCTCGTGTGTCGAACATGGGACATCGACCTGGTCCGTGCTGCTGACGACTGGCGAGTCCGTGTTGTGGCCGACGAAGAAGCCGTTGGTATCGCGCACAAGATCGGCTTCGAGGGGGCAGGCACGATGGTCCTGTGGAGGCGACTCGATCACGCGGGTGAGGGCGCAGCTCTGGCTCGGAAACTGGGGCAAAGCCGTAGCCGGCTGAGGATGTGGTTTCACCGCTACATCGCGCGTGGCAGGCTCCGCCTCACAGTGGGTGGTCACGTGTTGGCGCCGTGGGACCCGTTTTGCCGCCAGCACATGGCGACGCAGGACTTGGGAACGGAGCGACTGGAGGCCGGCGGGCAGGTTCAGGTAATTCCATATGTCCTGCCCCACCCGTCCCGGCTGAGCGAGGCCGAGATCAAAGACAGTGCGGGACCGCGTGGTTGGAACGCACAGCAGGGCTTTTACGTTTACCGCGGGGACAGGATGGTCTCCGCTGGCGGTTGGCTCGGACTGCCTGACATGGTGATCGCGCCGCAGACTCGCTTGGCGAGAATCGAGATCTCCATGGATCCCGCTTCGGATCACCTTTGGCAGGTGGACGTACGCAAGTCCCGGGTACACCCGCCTGCCGGTCTCGAGGAGGATCTCACGCGACTCGCCGCGGCTGCCCGTGAGGCATCGGTGGCCGTTTTTCGTCGTAGGGCCACAATTACGGCCGGACGACAGGGACGTGATCGTGAGCTCACGTTCGGGTGGATTCAGGAACGCAGGCACGGCACGTCCCGGTACCTGGTTAATCGTCAGCATCCTGTTGTACAAGCAGCTCTGACCGCGGGTCCAAGTGCTCATGTCGAAGCCCTCCTCCGCATGGTGGAGCGAACTGTCCCGGTTGGCGTGATTGCTATCGAGGCTGAGAACAACTTGGGCCGCATGCCCCACGCGGCGCTAGAAGGCGTGGAGGAGGCCGAAGCAAGGGCAGACCTAGTGGTGATGCTTGCGGCTCTGCCCGATGATGCCCAAGCTCGGGCAGCTGTCGTTCGCGCCCTGAAGTCTGTGGAGCCGTTTAACCGATTCCCCGACATGGTCACAGAGATCGTCCGTCAGATGAACCCGGGAGTATGA
- a CDS encoding Z1 domain-containing protein, which produces MSIDPLTLALRMAEAMLLETEKSNRTPETLRGIAETVRTMLAATGKDVSSDRIARKLEARFDVWVPPAVHIEDPYDHQPWLSDRQEKIEWAYWDRYKTWLTHRSGWKPPTVEALSDSTNTVLSLLESPERQGEWSVKGLTYGQVQSGKTANYTGLICKAVDAGYQVVVVLTGAHESLRHQTQARLDLEFLGFNSRFTRQQTDDSTYIGVGNLSMKNPPLCLSITTRDKDFSASVFESTPVDPRRVRLLAVVKKNARILENLRDWLGNFTATQDDGRRIIRDLPLLLIDDEADYASVDTRKPRRGKNASDSEHDPTRINQCIRDLLNLFEKRAYVGYTATPFANIFIDDRTDHPDYRDDLFPRNFMVALRPPTNYCGPEVVFGLDDASADVIREPLPVIRAVADEALWVPDGHGKEHLPHRLLPNSLRQALDSFVLATAVRKARTEYLGSRSGHNTMLVHVTRYKAVQFAVARQLTDHFTGMENLWGDRGAAGAALRLRLRELWENDFVPTYTELSERSDLPGLVGESVTWEQVESLIAGVLSECAAGVKTINGDAADVLEYEASTPATVIAVGGDKLSRGLTLEGLTVSYYLRTSKTYDTLMQMGRWFGYRPGYLDVTRLYTTKELVDSYVHVTRASRELMDLVSYLAETGRTPEDVGMRVQDGYEHLQVTAAAKMRNSTSVSLCSSGQRPETLYMRTNEQALRDNHARLERLVAAVEGCDEVPPPLRRGAQGFFRQNVPASAVVQFLDGFAASPRTLQANPQTLVDYISQQNSRGELTRWTVAVTTGNASRTFTLDGRELRMVKRKLAGLQETISAGTDYQVGVLVSPVHEAIGLPAEAYQQRAIGPGGPEVAGVKASSRASGHTIRSRRDPGEGLLLVYPVDPGDQVDEVRPKGLPLVGYALSLPVSTTARPKRYRVNDIYLRELQRMLSGAGEDPEEGEE; this is translated from the coding sequence TTGAGTATCGATCCGCTGACCCTCGCTCTCCGCATGGCCGAGGCGATGCTGCTGGAGACGGAGAAGTCGAACCGTACGCCGGAAACGCTCAGGGGCATCGCGGAGACAGTCCGCACCATGCTGGCCGCGACAGGGAAGGACGTGTCCTCGGATCGGATCGCCCGGAAGTTGGAGGCTCGATTCGACGTTTGGGTGCCACCTGCGGTGCATATTGAGGATCCGTACGATCATCAGCCCTGGCTGTCGGACCGTCAAGAAAAAATTGAGTGGGCATACTGGGATCGGTACAAGACATGGCTCACGCATCGTTCGGGATGGAAGCCACCCACGGTGGAGGCGCTCAGCGATTCCACGAATACGGTGCTCTCTTTGCTTGAGAGTCCTGAGCGTCAGGGCGAATGGTCGGTGAAAGGCCTCACCTACGGACAGGTGCAGTCGGGCAAGACGGCCAACTACACCGGCCTCATCTGCAAGGCCGTTGATGCTGGCTACCAGGTTGTAGTCGTCCTCACCGGCGCTCACGAGAGTCTACGTCACCAGACTCAGGCCCGGTTGGACCTGGAGTTCCTCGGCTTCAACAGTCGTTTCACGCGCCAACAGACTGACGACTCGACCTATATCGGAGTCGGGAATCTGAGTATGAAGAATCCGCCGCTGTGCCTGTCGATTACGACGCGGGACAAGGACTTCAGCGCGAGCGTCTTCGAGAGCACGCCCGTGGATCCGCGTAGGGTGCGCCTTCTGGCCGTCGTGAAGAAGAACGCCCGTATCCTGGAAAACCTGAGGGACTGGCTGGGGAACTTCACGGCCACGCAGGACGATGGCCGCCGAATCATCAGGGACCTTCCGCTTCTTCTGATCGACGACGAAGCCGACTATGCTTCGGTGGACACCCGCAAGCCGCGGCGTGGAAAGAACGCCAGCGACTCGGAGCACGATCCGACTCGTATTAACCAGTGTATTCGTGACCTGTTGAACCTCTTCGAGAAGCGAGCGTATGTCGGCTACACGGCAACGCCCTTTGCGAACATCTTCATAGACGACCGGACCGATCACCCTGACTATCGGGATGATCTCTTTCCGCGCAATTTCATGGTGGCTCTACGCCCACCGACCAACTACTGCGGACCCGAGGTCGTATTCGGGCTAGACGACGCGTCTGCAGACGTCATCCGTGAGCCGCTTCCCGTCATCAGAGCGGTGGCCGACGAGGCCCTGTGGGTACCTGACGGTCACGGCAAAGAGCATCTGCCCCACCGGCTGCTTCCCAATTCGTTGCGGCAGGCGCTGGATTCGTTCGTGCTGGCTACAGCGGTACGCAAGGCCCGTACCGAGTATTTGGGAAGCCGATCCGGCCACAACACGATGCTTGTGCATGTCACCCGGTATAAAGCGGTCCAGTTCGCGGTGGCCCGGCAGCTGACGGACCATTTCACAGGAATGGAGAACCTTTGGGGAGACCGAGGGGCTGCTGGAGCTGCACTTCGGTTGCGCCTACGGGAGTTGTGGGAAAATGACTTCGTTCCGACATACACGGAGCTCTCCGAGCGCAGTGACCTTCCCGGACTGGTGGGAGAGTCGGTCACCTGGGAGCAGGTCGAGTCGTTGATCGCGGGCGTTCTCTCCGAATGTGCCGCTGGGGTGAAGACCATCAACGGTGATGCCGCGGACGTCTTGGAGTACGAAGCGAGCACGCCAGCGACCGTGATTGCGGTCGGCGGTGACAAGCTCTCCAGGGGCTTGACCTTGGAGGGACTAACGGTTTCCTACTACCTCAGGACGTCTAAGACCTACGACACGCTCATGCAGATGGGGCGCTGGTTCGGCTACCGGCCCGGCTATCTGGACGTCACTCGGCTGTACACCACCAAGGAGCTGGTGGACTCCTATGTCCACGTGACACGGGCCAGCCGCGAACTGATGGACCTTGTGTCCTACCTGGCTGAGACCGGCCGCACGCCGGAGGACGTCGGGATGCGTGTTCAGGACGGCTACGAGCACCTGCAGGTCACCGCAGCGGCCAAGATGCGCAATTCCACCTCAGTGTCTCTGTGTTCCTCCGGGCAGCGGCCTGAGACTCTCTACATGCGCACCAACGAGCAGGCTCTGCGCGACAACCATGCGCGCTTGGAGAGGCTGGTGGCCGCGGTTGAGGGCTGCGACGAGGTGCCTCCACCGTTGCGACGCGGTGCGCAAGGCTTCTTCCGCCAAAACGTGCCTGCCTCGGCTGTGGTGCAATTTCTTGATGGATTTGCTGCTTCGCCCCGCACCCTGCAGGCCAACCCGCAGACGCTCGTCGACTACATCTCTCAGCAGAACAGCCGCGGTGAGTTGACTAGGTGGACCGTCGCGGTAACGACAGGCAATGCGTCGCGCACATTTACGCTCGACGGCCGAGAACTGCGCATGGTGAAGCGCAAGTTGGCTGGTCTACAGGAGACCATCTCTGCAGGCACCGACTACCAGGTGGGTGTGCTGGTGAGCCCGGTCCATGAAGCTATTGGCTTGCCAGCTGAGGCCTACCAGCAACGGGCGATCGGGCCGGGGGGCCCGGAAGTGGCGGGCGTTAAGGCCTCCTCGAGGGCGAGTGGCCATACGATTCGTAGCCGTAGAGATCCGGGCGAGGGTCTTCTTCTCGTCTATCCAGTGGACCCGGGCGACCAGGTCGACGAAGTTCGGCCCAAGGGACTTCCCCTCGTCGGCTATGCGCTGTCCCTACCGGTCTCCACCACTGCACGCCCGAAGCGCTACCGGGTCAACGACATCTATCTGCGGGAGCTGCAGAGGATGCTTTCCGGAGCGGGCGAGGACCCCGAGGAGGGCGAAGAGTGA